The following coding sequences lie in one Kribbella sp. NBC_00709 genomic window:
- the bcp gene encoding thioredoxin-dependent thiol peroxidase, whose product MSDRLSVGDTAPDFTLPDADGNDVALKDLRGKSVIVYFYPAAMTPGCTKQACDFRDSLDSLQAAGYAVLGISPDKPAKLAKFRERDGVTFPLLSDPGKEVLQAYGAFGEKTMYGKKVTGVIRSTFVVDPDGKIAVAQYNVKATGHVAKLRRDLGL is encoded by the coding sequence ATGTCCGATCGTCTGTCCGTCGGCGACACCGCACCCGACTTCACCCTGCCCGATGCCGACGGCAACGACGTGGCGCTGAAGGACCTGCGCGGGAAGAGCGTGATCGTCTACTTCTACCCGGCCGCGATGACGCCCGGCTGCACCAAGCAGGCCTGCGACTTCCGGGACTCGCTCGACTCGCTACAGGCCGCCGGGTACGCCGTCCTCGGGATCTCGCCGGACAAGCCGGCCAAGCTGGCGAAGTTCCGCGAGCGCGACGGCGTGACGTTCCCGCTGCTCAGCGACCCCGGCAAGGAGGTCCTGCAGGCGTACGGCGCGTTCGGCGAGAAGACGATGTACGGCAAGAAGGTGACCGGGGTGATCCGGTCCACGTTCGTCGTCGACCCGGACGGGAAGATCGCCGTCGCGCAGTACAACGTGAAGGCCACCGGGCACGTCGCCAAGCTCCGCCGCGACCTGGGTCTCTGA
- a CDS encoding substrate-binding domain-containing protein produces MTGRNNNRRSVYITAVGLLVLSLGAVFVVRSFGSESGADGFLGGNKACDDPTQVQLATTPEMQSSLETAAKSLAAKGGKDGNPCLQFTITAAPSAQVARDVAHGSDNRPDLWVPDSSLWVAQADDGESVPTIAVQSIATSPLVLVGRRTNFADTSSWLRIMGKTQPALLDPLSTSPGALALLAVQAERAKTSASETQVSQVIVPLAQRLGSMAKPYTDAEALFGRADQDGSTTVVPASEQSFVKYQEDHPDAQLRAIQPATGTLYLDYPIVVTAKSDTDQASDAAQALAGELLTDAAGQARDQAGFRDTQLSPLSGGRGVGDVNQLTKPTSEAIDTTLQNWTRLSLLTHSLAVIDVSGSMADKVGSKTRMQLTIEAAIGGLTLFPDSASLGLWTFSTKIGSDGADYKELVPIGPLSKRQRGKIVDQLKIQHPIANGGTGLYDTAIAAVRAVRQGYDQRAVNSILLFTDGKNDDPGSPTLAQAVNTLRGLQDPGRPVRIIALGMGPEVNADELSALAQATGGQAYVARQPGDLKNVFIDALQSR; encoded by the coding sequence GTGACGGGACGTAACAACAACCGCCGTTCGGTGTACATCACCGCGGTCGGCTTGTTGGTGCTGTCCCTGGGAGCGGTGTTCGTGGTCCGCTCCTTCGGATCGGAGTCGGGTGCAGACGGGTTCCTCGGCGGCAACAAAGCATGCGACGACCCGACGCAGGTCCAGTTGGCGACCACGCCCGAGATGCAGTCCTCGCTCGAGACCGCGGCCAAGTCGCTGGCGGCCAAGGGCGGTAAGGACGGCAACCCGTGCCTGCAGTTCACCATCACCGCGGCGCCCTCGGCCCAGGTCGCGCGCGACGTCGCGCACGGCAGCGACAACCGGCCTGACCTGTGGGTGCCGGACTCCTCGCTGTGGGTCGCCCAGGCCGACGACGGCGAGAGCGTCCCGACCATCGCGGTCCAGTCGATCGCGACCTCCCCGCTGGTGCTCGTCGGCAGGAGGACGAACTTCGCCGACACGTCCTCCTGGCTGCGCATCATGGGCAAGACCCAGCCCGCCCTGCTCGACCCGCTGAGCACCTCGCCCGGCGCGCTCGCGCTGCTCGCGGTGCAGGCGGAGCGGGCGAAGACGTCCGCGTCCGAGACCCAGGTGTCGCAGGTGATCGTTCCGCTGGCGCAGCGCCTCGGTTCGATGGCCAAGCCGTACACGGACGCCGAAGCGCTCTTCGGCCGGGCGGACCAGGACGGCAGCACCACCGTCGTACCGGCGTCCGAGCAGAGCTTCGTGAAGTACCAGGAAGACCACCCGGACGCGCAGCTGCGCGCGATCCAGCCGGCCACCGGCACGCTGTACCTGGACTACCCGATCGTGGTCACCGCCAAGTCGGACACCGACCAGGCGTCCGACGCCGCGCAGGCGCTGGCCGGCGAACTGCTGACCGACGCGGCCGGTCAGGCTCGTGACCAGGCCGGCTTCCGCGACACGCAGCTGAGCCCGCTCAGCGGCGGGCGGGGCGTCGGCGACGTCAACCAGCTGACCAAGCCGACCAGCGAGGCGATCGACACCACGCTGCAGAACTGGACCCGGCTGTCGCTGCTGACACACTCGCTGGCTGTCATCGACGTCTCCGGCTCGATGGCCGACAAGGTCGGCTCGAAGACCCGGATGCAGCTGACGATCGAGGCGGCGATCGGCGGGCTGACGCTGTTCCCGGACAGCGCTTCGCTCGGCCTGTGGACGTTCTCGACGAAGATCGGTTCCGACGGGGCCGACTACAAGGAGCTGGTGCCGATCGGGCCGCTGTCGAAACGGCAGCGCGGGAAGATCGTCGACCAGCTGAAGATCCAGCACCCGATCGCCAACGGCGGCACCGGTCTGTACGACACCGCGATCGCCGCGGTCCGCGCCGTACGGCAGGGTTACGACCAGCGTGCGGTGAACTCCATCCTGCTGTTCACCGACGGCAAGAACGACGACCCGGGCAGCCCGACCCTCGCCCAGGCCGTCAACACGCTGCGCGGCCTGCAGGACCCCGGCCGCCCGGTCCGCATCATCGCCCTCGGTATGGGCCCCGAGGTGAACGCCGACGAGCTCAGCGCCCTGGCCCAGGCCACCGGCGGCCAGGCGTATGTCGCCCGCCAGCCAGGCGACCTGAAGAACGTCTTCATCGACGCCCTGCAGAGCCGCTGA
- a CDS encoding transcriptional regulator, which yields MMHLVLHAVRLLGFADTTAIAERFDLQPGPTDEALHDAAARGWTTRSSFAGTAGWSLTESGRVENERLLAAELGNARDTVSEVYAEFLPFNALLQRACTDWQLRPTQSDPLAANDHDDPAWDAGVLHELTAIDGALASIADRLTDALPRFEGYNTRFSAALARATAGDTAWVDRSDVDSCHRVWFELHEDLLATLNLKR from the coding sequence ATGATGCATCTGGTGCTGCACGCCGTCCGGCTGCTGGGATTCGCCGACACCACAGCGATCGCCGAGCGCTTCGACCTCCAGCCAGGTCCGACCGACGAGGCGCTGCACGACGCCGCGGCGCGGGGCTGGACGACGCGCAGCTCGTTCGCAGGTACGGCGGGCTGGTCGCTGACCGAGAGCGGCCGCGTGGAGAACGAGCGCCTGCTCGCAGCCGAGCTAGGCAACGCAAGGGACACCGTGAGCGAGGTGTACGCCGAGTTCCTGCCGTTCAACGCGCTTCTGCAACGCGCCTGCACGGACTGGCAACTGCGCCCGACCCAATCCGACCCGCTCGCCGCGAACGACCACGACGACCCCGCGTGGGACGCCGGCGTCCTGCACGAACTCACGGCGATCGACGGCGCTCTCGCCTCGATCGCCGACCGCCTGACCGACGCCCTCCCCCGCTTCGAGGGCTACAACACGAGGTTCTCAGCAGCGCTCGCACGCGCCACCGCGGGCGACACAGCCTGGGTCGACCGCAGCGACGTCGACTCCTGCCACCGCGTCTGGTTCGAGCTCCACGAGGATCTGCTCGCCACCCTCAACCTCAAGCGTTAG
- the rph gene encoding ribonuclease PH gives MARIDGRTADQLRPVTITRKWLDHAEGSVLVEFGRTRVLCAASVTEGVPRWRKGSGLGWVSAEYAMLPRATNTRSDRESVKGKIGGRTHEISRLIGRSLRAVIDYKALGENTIVLDCDVLQADGGTRTAAITGAYVALADAVSFLRGKKLLKSEPLTGTVSAVSVGIIDGAPMLDLCYEEDVRAETDMNLVITGDGKFIEVQGTAEGAPFDRAELDSLLELGISGCAELAKLQQEALA, from the coding sequence ATGGCTCGTATCGATGGACGTACTGCTGACCAGCTCCGCCCGGTGACGATCACCAGGAAGTGGCTCGACCACGCCGAGGGCTCGGTGCTGGTCGAGTTCGGGCGGACCCGGGTGCTGTGTGCGGCGAGTGTGACCGAGGGCGTGCCGCGCTGGCGGAAGGGGAGCGGGCTCGGCTGGGTCAGCGCGGAGTACGCGATGCTGCCGCGGGCGACCAACACCCGCTCGGACCGCGAGTCGGTGAAGGGCAAGATCGGCGGCCGGACGCACGAGATCTCCCGGCTGATCGGGCGGTCGCTGCGGGCCGTCATCGACTACAAGGCGCTCGGCGAGAACACCATCGTGCTGGACTGCGACGTACTGCAGGCCGACGGCGGGACGCGGACCGCGGCGATCACCGGCGCGTACGTCGCGCTCGCGGACGCGGTGTCGTTCCTGCGCGGGAAGAAGCTGCTGAAGAGCGAGCCGCTGACCGGGACGGTGTCCGCGGTGTCGGTCGGCATCATCGACGGCGCCCCGATGCTCGACCTCTGCTACGAGGAAGACGTCCGGGCCGAGACGGACATGAACCTGGTGATCACCGGCGACGGCAAGTTCATCGAGGTGCAGGGCACGGCCGAGGGCGCGCCGTTCGACCGCGCCGAGCTGGACAGCCTGCTGGAGCTCGGGATCTCCGGGTGCGCGGAGCTGGCGAAGCTGCAGCAGGAGGCGCTGGCGTGA
- a CDS encoding SGNH/GDSL hydrolase family protein has protein sequence MALGDSTTVGVGDPMNGSSTTDLSGAGARPGEGWRGWASLLADSLASSHRVTFSNFATSGATVPIVATEQLPETGDDPIDIASLIVGVNDTLRSTFDAGRIREHLNLVAEQLTARGALLLTVRFHDHGKVFGLPKWLRRPLWHRIEQVNVVFDDLHARYGGIRLDMADYPEVYRRDFWSIDRLHPGERGHRKLARAFADELTVRGLRIDVPPELDCAYRSPSRWADAMWLVREGVPWVGRRANDLVPWAARMAVTQVRPFGRPSGPLALPSSSIGLPPSTNAEVQRLEA, from the coding sequence GTGGCACTGGGGGACTCGACCACCGTAGGTGTCGGGGACCCGATGAACGGCAGCAGTACGACCGACCTGTCCGGTGCCGGTGCGCGCCCGGGCGAGGGGTGGCGGGGCTGGGCCTCGCTGCTCGCCGACTCCCTGGCCAGCTCCCACCGTGTGACGTTCTCCAACTTCGCGACCAGCGGCGCCACCGTGCCGATCGTCGCGACCGAGCAACTGCCCGAAACCGGTGATGACCCGATCGACATCGCCTCCCTCATCGTCGGGGTCAACGACACCCTGCGGTCGACCTTCGACGCCGGCCGGATCCGTGAGCATCTCAACCTGGTGGCGGAGCAGCTGACCGCCCGCGGTGCGCTGCTGCTGACGGTCCGGTTCCACGACCACGGCAAGGTGTTCGGTCTGCCGAAGTGGCTGCGCCGGCCGTTGTGGCACCGGATCGAGCAGGTCAACGTCGTGTTCGACGACCTGCACGCCCGGTACGGCGGCATCCGGCTGGACATGGCCGACTACCCCGAGGTGTACCGGCGGGACTTCTGGAGCATCGACCGGCTGCATCCGGGGGAGCGCGGGCACCGCAAGCTCGCCCGCGCATTCGCCGACGAGCTGACGGTCCGCGGGCTGCGGATCGACGTACCGCCGGAGCTGGACTGTGCGTACCGGTCGCCGAGCCGGTGGGCGGACGCGATGTGGCTGGTCCGCGAAGGCGTGCCGTGGGTGGGGCGCCGGGCCAACGACCTGGTGCCGTGGGCGGCCCGGATGGCGGTCACCCAGGTCCGGCCGTTCGGCCGTCCGTCCGGGCCGCTCGCCCTCCCGTCGTCGTCCATCGGCCTCCCGCCCTCGACCAATGCGGAGGTCCAGCGTCTGGAGGCATAG
- a CDS encoding nucleoside triphosphate pyrophosphohydrolase family protein → MHLNEYQQGALRTAAPKDKHNEVFHLLLGLVGEAGEIAEKAKKIVRDQDSDFTRWDPEDLKKELGDTLWYIAVIADHFDVPLEDIAQLNLTKLADRQQRNKLSGSGDNR, encoded by the coding sequence GTGCACTTGAACGAGTACCAGCAGGGAGCGCTTCGGACCGCCGCTCCGAAGGACAAGCACAACGAGGTCTTCCACCTGCTGCTCGGGCTGGTCGGTGAAGCCGGCGAGATCGCCGAGAAGGCCAAGAAGATCGTCCGTGACCAGGACAGCGACTTCACCCGGTGGGACCCCGAGGACCTGAAGAAGGAGCTCGGCGACACCCTCTGGTACATCGCGGTCATCGCCGACCACTTCGACGTACCCCTCGAAGACATCGCGCAACTCAACCTCACCAAACTCGCCGACCGCCAGCAGCGCAACAAACTCAGCGGCAGCGGCGACAACCGCTGA
- the rdgB gene encoding RdgB/HAM1 family non-canonical purine NTP pyrophosphatase, translating to MSKVLLASNNKKKLEELRRILTPIVPGIEVVGLGDVPAYDEPAETEPTFEGNALLKAHAALVATGLPSIADDSGICVDALNGMPGVLSARWSGPAKDNHANNLLLLGQLEDVPDERRGASFVAAVAFVRPGADDEVVIGEMRGSVIRELRGTGGFGYDVLFQAEGYDRTTAELSIEEKDAISHRGKALRALAPLVAKALGS from the coding sequence GTGAGCAAGGTCCTACTGGCTTCGAACAACAAGAAGAAGCTCGAGGAGCTGCGGCGGATCCTGACCCCGATCGTGCCCGGGATCGAGGTGGTCGGACTCGGCGACGTCCCGGCGTACGACGAGCCGGCCGAGACGGAGCCGACGTTCGAGGGGAACGCGCTGCTGAAGGCGCATGCCGCGCTGGTCGCGACCGGGCTGCCGTCGATCGCGGACGACAGCGGGATCTGCGTCGACGCGCTGAACGGGATGCCCGGCGTGCTGTCGGCGCGCTGGTCCGGTCCGGCGAAGGACAACCACGCGAACAACCTGCTGCTGCTCGGTCAGCTGGAGGACGTGCCGGACGAGCGGCGCGGCGCGTCGTTCGTCGCGGCGGTGGCGTTCGTGCGGCCCGGCGCCGACGATGAGGTCGTGATCGGCGAGATGCGCGGATCCGTGATCCGCGAGCTGCGCGGCACCGGCGGCTTCGGGTACGACGTGCTGTTCCAGGCTGAGGGTTACGACCGGACCACGGCCGAACTGTCCATCGAGGAGAAGGACGCGATCAGTCACCGCGGCAAGGCGCTCCGGGCGCTGGCCCCGCTGGTCGCGAAGGCGTTGGGGAGCTAG
- a CDS encoding PEP/pyruvate-binding domain-containing protein produces the protein MLVPLAMATVDTYGGKAGGLGALIRAGLPVPDGVVVPDGPIADDLGRWLERMGDALVAVRSSAANEDTALTSAAGQHDSFLGVQGLAAVLDAVRACRASVWSPRAVAYRNGSEAPSMAVIVQRQVDSDVSGVMFTASGATTIEASWGLGPSVVEGRVTPDRYEVANGTVIRTIADKPTALDSRLRVHQVPTDRRRAATLSDATAVQLADLGQQAATVLGAPQDIEWAIANHTPWLLQSRPITAQLPVPAPAPATLLRGTPGSHGTATGIARIVRGPADFPHVRPGDILICPFTDPAWTPLLAIAAGVVTETGGILSHAAIVARERHIPAVLGVPHATTKIPAGKPVTINGTTGAIDL, from the coding sequence ATGCTGGTGCCGCTGGCGATGGCGACCGTCGACACGTACGGCGGCAAGGCCGGTGGACTCGGCGCACTGATTCGCGCCGGCCTTCCGGTTCCGGACGGGGTGGTTGTCCCTGACGGCCCGATCGCGGACGACCTTGGGCGGTGGCTCGAGCGGATGGGCGACGCGCTGGTCGCCGTACGGTCGTCGGCTGCGAACGAGGACACGGCGCTCACCTCGGCGGCTGGGCAGCACGACAGTTTTCTCGGCGTACAAGGGCTGGCCGCGGTTCTGGACGCCGTACGTGCCTGCCGGGCGTCGGTGTGGTCGCCGCGTGCAGTCGCCTATCGGAACGGATCCGAGGCGCCGTCGATGGCCGTGATCGTCCAGCGCCAGGTGGACTCGGACGTCTCCGGCGTGATGTTCACCGCGTCGGGCGCGACGACGATCGAGGCGTCCTGGGGACTAGGTCCCAGTGTGGTCGAGGGCCGCGTGACCCCCGACAGGTACGAGGTCGCCAACGGCACCGTGATCCGCACGATCGCCGACAAGCCGACCGCTCTCGACTCCCGCCTCCGCGTCCATCAGGTCCCGACCGACCGGCGCCGCGCCGCCACACTCTCCGACGCAACCGCCGTACAGCTTGCCGACCTCGGTCAACAGGCCGCCACCGTCCTAGGTGCTCCTCAAGACATCGAATGGGCGATCGCGAACCACACCCCGTGGCTCCTCCAATCCCGCCCCATCACCGCTCAACTCCCGGTCCCAGCCCCAGCCCCGGCCACGCTCCTCCGGGGCACCCCCGGCAGCCACGGTACGGCGACCGGTATCGCGCGGATCGTCCGTGGCCCGGCCGACTTCCCCCACGTCCGCCCCGGCGACATCCTCATCTGCCCCTTCACCGACCCCGCCTGGACCCCACTCCTCGCCATCGCCGCCGGCGTAGTCACCGAGACCGGCGGCATCCTCTCCCACGCCGCCATCGTCGCCCGCGAACGCCACATCCCCGCCGTACTGGGCGTCCCCCACGCCACCACCAAGATCCCTGCCGGCAAACCCGTCACCATCAACGGCACCACCGGCGCCATCGACCTGTGA
- a CDS encoding Gfo/Idh/MocA family protein has protein sequence MSDLRFGVVGLGSRSRIAKYAHRPGEGSEVVAVADPSAPQRDATLELYPQATAHADHSELLDQKLDGVFLTTPDDLHEGPAIDFLTAGVNVFVEKPLAITAEGCDRVLQAAYDSGARLYVGHNMRHMSVVLTMRKLIQDGAIGDVKAIWCRHFVGHGGDFYFKDWHADRRRTTGLLLQKGAHDIDVMHWLAGGYTTRVNAMGALTLYGGITDRQDRSDQRFKEFVSEKNWPPLEQKGLAPVMDVEDLSTANLLLDNGVLMTYEQCHYTPDYWRNYTVIGTHGRLENFGDTAGGVVKVWNSRRSGYREDADQVVEIAGETEHHGGADPHLVAEFVNFVRDGGATLTSPVAARAAVAAGYAATQSLRANGVPQDIPPLDPALVSYFDNGQVR, from the coding sequence ATGAGTGATCTTCGGTTTGGCGTGGTGGGTCTTGGGTCCCGGAGTCGGATCGCGAAGTACGCGCACCGTCCCGGCGAGGGGTCGGAGGTCGTGGCCGTCGCGGACCCGTCCGCCCCCCAGCGGGACGCGACGCTCGAGTTGTACCCGCAAGCAACGGCGCACGCCGACCACTCCGAGCTGCTGGACCAGAAGCTCGACGGTGTGTTCCTGACGACGCCGGATGACCTGCACGAGGGGCCGGCGATCGACTTCCTCACCGCCGGCGTCAACGTGTTCGTGGAGAAGCCGCTGGCGATCACCGCCGAGGGCTGCGACCGGGTCCTGCAGGCGGCGTACGACTCCGGCGCCCGGCTGTACGTCGGCCACAACATGCGCCACATGTCCGTCGTACTGACGATGCGCAAGCTGATCCAGGACGGCGCGATCGGCGACGTGAAGGCGATCTGGTGCCGGCACTTCGTCGGCCACGGTGGCGACTTCTACTTCAAGGACTGGCACGCGGACCGTCGCCGTACCACCGGGCTGCTGCTGCAGAAGGGCGCCCACGACATCGACGTGATGCACTGGCTGGCCGGCGGCTACACGACCCGGGTGAACGCGATGGGCGCGCTCACGCTGTACGGCGGGATCACGGACCGGCAGGACCGGTCGGACCAGCGGTTCAAGGAGTTCGTCAGCGAGAAGAACTGGCCGCCGCTGGAGCAGAAGGGCCTGGCGCCGGTGATGGACGTCGAGGACCTGTCGACGGCGAACCTGCTGCTCGACAACGGGGTCCTGATGACCTACGAGCAGTGCCACTACACACCGGACTACTGGCGCAACTACACCGTCATCGGCACCCACGGCCGGCTGGAGAACTTCGGCGACACCGCGGGCGGTGTGGTGAAGGTGTGGAACAGCCGCCGCTCCGGATACCGCGAGGACGCCGACCAGGTCGTCGAGATCGCCGGCGAGACCGAGCACCACGGTGGCGCCGACCCGCACCTGGTGGCCGAGTTCGTGAACTTCGTCCGCGACGGCGGCGCGACGCTCACCTCCCCGGTCGCCGCCCGCGCCGCAGTCGCGGCCGGCTACGCCGCCACCCAGTCGCTCCGCGCGAACGGCGTACCGCAGGACATCCCACCGCTGGACCCGGCCCTGGTCAGCTATTTCGACAACGGCCAAGTTCGCTGA